The DNA segment CCTGTCAGAGGCATCGAAAGACACTTAAAGCATACAGCACAAATATAAAGGATATGTAAAGTTTTGATTCACTTGTACATTTCATTTTAACTTTTACATTGGATTTATTTTTTAGATACTTtctataatataaaatatataaaaccaGTAAAAGATAGTATGTGGGTCATGCCGTGTAAAGGGGGGCATGCTTTGTGTTTTACCAGGTGGTAAGTGTACCTTATCAATGTGAGGGTGCCAATACTCATCGTGAGCGGTCTTGGCTTCAGTGCTGTTGATGCGGGAGAAGAAGGTGGGCTTGGTGAGGTACATGTGAGAGGAGTCCACACCAAACGTCTCAGCAATCCTCCTTTGGATGCGGCTGCGCACGTCTCTGCACATCAATAAAAAGGGGAACATTTCCACTGGTATTGTATAGCGTTTAGTTACAAAGATGCCAACATgctttttgtttgctttttcaCATGCATGACCCTTCTTTTTGCTCTTGAAAAAGGTAAATAGTAATGTAAGCTTGTCTCCACAGCACTACAGCATTAGTGTGGGTTCTCATTACTGGACATGATCTGATTGTGTTTATAGTGGTAATGTGTGGGTGAGGAACACACCTTTACCTGAAACTAATTGAACGTGGTGGGAAATTTATGGCAAGCATGTTAGCACCTTAGCTATAAAGATTAAAGGTCACTGGAACAATCACATTGGCAATCAATATGTAAGCTGTTTTATCTGGAGAAGCTACATCTGAATACGCCCATTTTAGTTGGGAAAATAATGAAACTGTGACCTCATTATTTTTGTGCGTACAGCTGGGTGGTCAAATGTAAAATGGTGGAAACATGATCCGATCCGATATTACTCAAGCACTTACCTGTAGAGCTCAAAATCCTCTTTTGAAAAAACATCTTTGATTTTATCTCCAGAATACCTAAAATCAGAGTGGACAGGAGACAATCCATGAACAAATTCATTTTATGTAcatcataaaaaaatacatttatcaTGAATACCAAAACTAAGTGCTTCAGTTATAGTACACCTGTCCCTTGCTGTTGATTGGCTATAAGAGTATTTCTCATTCTGCACTCACTCTGCTTCCCATTTAGAGTCAGGATTGAAGTGAATGGAAATACACAAGAGTGCATCTATTCTAACTTGTTATGTTCTCTGCTTACTTGTAGATGTTAACAAATTGCTTCCCCATGGAGAGAGCCCCTGAGTGCAGGTCAAGGATAGAGGCCTGTAGAAAagtgagaaaataaataaatgaattaaataaatatacatttgAACTACAGTTGGAATTGCAATAGTGTTTTGTGTATATGGTTGTGTGGCATTAGGCTATGACCTCTTACCCCTCCATCAGATCCACCCAAAGAGAGTCCTCTTTCAGCAAGCCTATGAGATGATAGAGGAATTTTAGAATCAAGACAACCACAGCCCTTTCACTGCATTATTACTCAAGTCCTACTATTAACAaagggaaggagaagagagtCCTTACTGCCTGAGGGTCAGCGCTTCTTCTTTGGTGACCACAGTGTCGGTGATCGCTCTTCCACATGACTGAGGTGTGCAGCCTGAGCATATGGGAGAACACTACTGTCACTGTTACAGATCACACAAGGAGTAAAAAGCACAACTATCCATTCACGCAAACAAGAACAGTATGGAATGAATGAAGCTCAGCAGTAGCAAGCGAAACGTTCAATAGAGGACAAATGAGAGGAGAGTTAAACAAATTATTAGAAGGTAAGATGAGGTACAGTGTATTTATAAAGCGCATTTTCCAGCACAGCACTACTCAAGTCAAACATGGAGGAGAGAAACATTTAAAAGTAAAGAGGATAAATGAAGATGGAAGGGTGGAGATATTGGGAATGGGATGGAGAGAAACAGGTTATGGGACAAGAGGGACGTCAAAGCTGTTTTCCACTCATGGGAGCATCACCTGGGAAACGCTTGTAATTCTCATAATCCTCCGAGCACTGCACAAGGAAGACCTTTGGCTGCTGAAGTAGCTCTCTGCGTGAGACCAGTGTCTCGGTGACGTCTTCGTCCAGAGTAAAGTACCACCAACCCAGTGCGACGACGCACACAGCTAGAGCTGCACACCACAACAACGAGCCAGCTGTCCATTTCCACCCAGAGGCCTGTCTCTGTGCATTTCCCCTAGTCACCACAGCACAGGTCATACAGGGTCAGCAAACTTGAAGCAGACGCGCccaaaatgtaaacacacattaTTATAGATCTTTTTTCACTCTTTGCCCAAAATGTATGTAAAATGAAGTCCTTACAGACTGGACATACATATATGGACAAAACCCACAACCTTGATTGTAAGAAAACTACATGCAAAGAATGCACACAAATGTGGGCACCTTCGTCTCTGCTTTGCTTAATACATGTAAGTAGGAGAATGTTCATTGTAACAGAAACCACAGTCTAGGCTAGGACTACTACAAGTGAAAATAAggctacattagcctacattacaAAGTGGCGTATGTTGTAGAACTTCTGTTAAATGAAACAATGAAACAGATTAGCTAAATTAGTTaccttttaatttttttctctATAGCGGATGCGCCATTAACTTTTGGGTTCCCTCTCCGCTGCGTGACCATTTCAAAACAAATTCAGTACGCACCACATGTACGTCTCATATCTGCAAACTGTTCAGCggtctcgctcactctctcatttCAAAATTCTGCCACAACCAAAGACACGTCTACTTCCCGTGTTACAGTAAAATGTGTCCGCGGGAAAAACTTGTACTGCTATCGTCTACCACTAGAGGGAACAGTTTCAACAATTTTCAAAAAGTACAGCCTAAGCCCAAatgttttaatgatttaattatgtaattaaataataataaaaacgaaagaccctttcaacactgtgtgttcactgtgtgctatttgtgtttccctaattcaccgattgggttaaatgcagagaccaaatttccctcacaggatcaaacaagtatatatatatatatatatatatatagggtcAATGCTGTCAAAATATCCCAGAGGCTGAACATACACTGAAGACAgacaggtatatatatatatatatatatatatatatatatatatatatatatatatatatatatatatatatatatattcctgtGTATGTTCAGCCTCTGGGATATTTTCACAAATTTGTTGACAGCATGGGACCCTATGGCCTCCATAAGCACCTTTACAGCAGTTTTTTGTATAACATTTTCCACCAAAAGTATAATATTTTGTATTATCTGAACTCTTTTTAATTCTGATATAAATTGGTGCAATTGTTAATTTGTCACGGATGTCAAGAATGTTGCCTATATAGACAACTAGTCTATAATATCACACcccaaatactttttttttttataaaaaaccCCATAATTCTAAGGTTCTCTCTATGCTTTGTTTCCTCCCTTTCCCTAGATTGGTTATGATCATTGACACACATGTTTGCCTGGATGTAAAACACACTAGGCCTACAGAGAAGCCCATATTATGCCCCTTTCTCAATATGCCTACAGAGAAGCCCATCTCATGCCACAGTTTTAATATGCCTAGTGTGTTCTAGGCCTACAGAGTGTTTTACATCCTGACTTGCTTGTGTGCATGATCACATTTTGAGCATATCTGTTCATGTAAGTTTGGCTGTGCAACCAGTCCATCCCCATGGTCAACATGCATGAGCTGGCTTGTTTCCCCAAGATAAACAGCACTGCAATTCACATTAGGCCTAACTGCAGAAGCCTACCTCACtgcatttgtggtgtgtgtgtgtgtgtgtgtgagagagagagagagagagagagagagagtgtgtgtgtgtgtgtgtttcattcattcatttcctcATTTAGGTGTGTTTTCTCTGTGAACTGCTACATTGCAGTTTCTCCTTGGAGATCAGTAGGCCTAGACTACAGTAGGTCTATCAACAAATGCAGGTCTTATCCAGCAGGGAGCATAATGCCCATGAAGAGCTGGGAGTCTTACAATTAATTGGGTTAACCAGTAGCCTAATAATGAGCCTAACTGAATTTAACAAATTAAGTTGGACAGGTCTACGCTGTATTTATAGGCCGGCTTCGATATAACATTATCTTCTTCTCATCAAGTTGAGGTAGTCTTAAGTCTCTCACTACAGTCCTACACTGAATTGTATCCAAATTACCTAGCCTATTAGATAGGTTAAAGGCTACAGAAAGCGGCGCCAGTGACCATCACTTTTCGACACACATCCTTTGCCTTACGTCACGTTATCAAAGGTACGAGGAACTTGCCACGTTATAGGCTAGCACGTATCTATGGACGTTGGAGAGGGGAGGGTACCGCGAGCTTGCTCTCTGTCTGCAGTCTTGCACCACAGCGGTGCTCATCTACAGCATGCTCTTCGAGACTCACACAGCGGAAACCGGTTTTTGAGCAGGGCCTGAGGATAAAGCTAAACCCAAGCGGATAACCGAGAGAACCATTCTAAATGTGCTTGCTGCTTCTAGGGGCAAGTGCAGGAATAGGCTCCGGAGTTTAGGAACAAAGCTTTTGTGTTGAAGAAGATGCTGACAGACATGATTGTGGAGGAGGAATTCGAAATTAAAGAGGAGGAACCTTGGTTCGACCACCAAGATCTCGAGCATGGTAAATGGTTTTGAATGATTAATACGAGTAAACCCGTTGCGCTCTCAGCCGTTGGGATATAGTGTTACGAATTTGTAGCCTAATCTGTACAACGCTTTCTAGGTTTTACGCGCATGACAAAGATTTGTGGGAGCGCAGCAGCGCAGtcacttctaaaaaaaaaaaaaaagggtatAGGAATAGCATTTGTCATTGATAAATGAGTGATTTATCAAAGATAGACGATTTCAGTCCATTGAAATGTAGGCTTATTATGCTGCACCTGCTCGAATACAATGCTGCTCACAGTGAAGCCCACATCACCGTTGGAAATTTGTTAATGGAAAACGTTGGTTTTGTCACCTATTCTGTGATTCTGCTGATCTTGCTGAAAGAGGCAAACAGGAACGACCCGAGTTTAACCTCTATGCGCGGCGTGCATAGGCTAAGATTTGTTTTAAAGAAACCTTTTAAACAGTCTGCTCCTGCGACCGTTTAAAAACAAAGTCCTGTATGTCCTCATTTACTGTTGGCATTAATGTTAGCAAAAGTTaggtaaagagaaagagaacattGACCCTGAAAACCTTATGTTTGGTAGGCTGGATGTTGCTTGACAGTCACCCTCTGTTTCCGTGGACTGGAAGATGGCATTCAGATCAATGTTACACTGCATAACAAACAATTTCCATGTAGACGTTGATGATCTCCAGACATGGAAAGCATCACGCGGTGACATTCCAGTTACACACACTCCATGGGCCTATCTGTCGGTCAGTTGTTCTGTCTCGTGCTCACATGCTCTGGAGTGTCATTACAGGCAAATGTTTGGAGCTGGTTGGGGGAATTAAACTCAAGTCCGATTTCTCTCTCAATGAATCATTTTAATATGGCAGCAATTTCTGTTTCGCAGAGCATGACAGTAAGCCTCTGTATTTCAAAGCAGGTGTATTTATAAATATGAAGGCTCTTAGGATATTTAGGACAAGCTTGAAAGGCATGTGTTTGGTCATTCGGAAGTCATTGCATATACAGATCTCCTTTTGCCTTAGTCCTTTTGCTGGTGTTTTATATAGATCTTCATTTGGCGGCTGAGTTGGGGAAAACTCTCCTGGATCGCAATCGGGAGCTGGAGGAGGGCCTCAAGCAGATGTATGGCACCAACCAGGAGCAGCTGCAAGAGATTGAGGTGCGCCATTTTTTCATGTTTGAAAACAAGTGTTGCAGAATCTTTGTCACAGAATCTTTTGCTCAAAAGCCTTTTTAAAAGGATGCCacttccatcacacacactggctaCTACTCTTCTAACTGCCTATTTGAGCAATTTTATTGAAAAACTGTTGGCCACAGAGCTTTCAAAGATTTGAGACCAGACATTTATGTGGAAACTATGCAGGCTAGGTGATGCTCAATGCGATATTAGTCTAGACAATCACGTTGAAAGCTAATCTGTTAATAAAACAGACTTACAGTCACTGAGGATGCTCATTTAAATTGGTAATGTGAACTCAATATCCCTAATAAGGTCAAATAGAGAAATCCACTGGGAATGTCCTCAAAAGCACAGTAACTGACAGTGCGTATCTCTCTTGCCATGTTTCATTGCTGAAAGAACTACAAACAGTAAAAGCTGCCACTCAACTCATACTCATTTGGGTTTGGTCTTGGTTGCAATGAATTGCAATTCCAAACTGGAGTATCAACTTGCTTGCATTAAGTGAAAGAAATGTGGTATGATGAGGAAATTATGTTCTAGGCCCTAATGGTTTTatttgcacatacacatgtacatttAGAGAGGCAGTTTCCAGCCAGCTCCAAAGGCCCATCAGATGAAAATAGTTTTGTTCAAAACCGGAAAGAGAGTTTTCTAGTAAATTTGTGCCGAATAGTTTTTCTGATGTAGGCATGTATCTATATTTGACATATATATTTGGCTGAAGCAGACAATAATATTTAGAGCAGAGATTGTTTATCTCTTATCTATGTTGTTTTCTTGGATTGATAACAAGTGCCCTGTCCCCTGATGAGCTGACTAAGGCTTTCAAAATTGTACAGAACGATCTGTGTTGATTACTTTCACAAAAAAGAGCTGCTTTCTCTTGCCATGTGCGCCTCGCTTAGCACCTCCAACAGACTTCTGAACTAATGAGAATGTCTTGACCTTTGAGTCTATGCTGAAGGAGTTCCACATTCCTCGGAGGGCGTAATTGAGTGGGAGATGTCAAGTTAGTGCAGCGCTCTGTTGTGGTCGATGGTGTTGGGATGCCTGTTTTACCAGTTTCCAGCACGTGTTTCATTCAGTTTCTCAGAACTAATCAGTTGTCTGGAagattatttttcaaaattcagTTAGTTGAATTGAGgtttctcatacacacaataACCAAGAATCAAAATCAGTTATTGACTTTTCCCTTCATGATTACCTTAGTGCAGGATGCCAAGAGTGACACAGGACCTAGACCGACACAGAGTTGATCCGAGTTTTAAGGAGCAGACAGTTAATAAATAGTATGTGCCATTTCATGTGCTCAAATTTTCCTTCTCTACATCCCTCTTTCCCCCCTGCTTTTGCATCTCCAGTACCTCTCCAAGCAGGTGGACCTCCTTCGGTCTGTGAATGACCAGCATGCCAAGGTGTATGAGCAGCTGGACAACATGGCGCGAGACCTGGAGCAGAGCAACCACAGGCTGGTGATGGACAATCGAGCCTCCCAGCACAAGATCCAAGGGTGAGACAGAGCCGAGTGAGAATGAGAATTTGGAGAGGCTTAGTCTATTACAAGCTTAAAAGTCAGAGGTTTGTGTGAAAACTGACAGTCTAACTATTAAAAAGGAATGCAAAAACCTTACTCAACACCAACACCTAAAACAGTTTGCAGGCACTGATAATAGacttgttagcatgctaattgcTAAACCTTCTTTTGGAGATCTAGTTTGCGATGTCATGCTATAAAATGAACACAGCTGGGTGTAATGTGATTcctatatttttgttttacctCAAATGTCTGTTACTTTCAACGAGACCTATTTTGCTGTGAGGCTCATGTGGATGGTTGGAAAACATGGCCATGCTAACAGGTCCCCAACTCCCGTCCAGTCTCACAGATACCATCGAGGGGCTGCAGACGCAGGTGGACGAGCTCCAGAAGCAGGTGGTGGGCCTGAGCGTGTCCACTGCAGAGATGGCCGAGCTGCAGCGACCAGGCAGCTCCAGGAGTCTGGGATCAGGGAAAGGACGCGGAAGTGGCAGGTGAGAGCAAGACTGAACTGGAAAAGTGTTTCTTCATGAACACACCCTTGTATTTAAACAGATTGGCATCTAAACACTGAAGTAATGTATTGTTTTAACCATATAGCTTTTTAATGATTGGGATGACTTCGATCAGGATAAGATGGCAAAGCAAATCAGTTGTCAAGACGTCCAGCCTGCCTTGTTCCCATGCCTTGTGCCTTGTTCCCATGCCTTGTTTTGGTGTTTATGTTCCAGCAGCCTTTCATCCGCTGCCCTCTGGATAGGAAATCCATGGCGACTAGCCATCTCTTTAATCCTATATGCTAAATTCAGCAATGTCCAGCGAAGATGTTAAAATAGCTCTGGCCTCAGAGTCAAATGGGTTCAACTCTCTCAGGCTAATGGAAGTGTTAAGTGCCCCTTTTAAACAGTTAAAATGACGCAAACCACACTTTATAGGTTCATAAACCACATACCGTAATCGAGGCTATGGACGAGTCAAAACAGTGAGGGGCTAATGGCTATCTGTAGGGATAAACCGGCACTAGGTTAAATGGATTACCTGTGAGAAATTAAACTTTGCAAGGTGGGGTTGACTTCAGTCAGAATTAACCAAGGCCCCATTCAGGTCCGCAGCATTCACTGATCTGTCCATTCACTTGACTGATCTGACCTGCTTGACCAGTCGATCTGTTTTGACGTGTTAGTTTGTACCACAGGCTTTGACCTCACAGCTTGAGGTCTATTGTGGTCCAGGCACATCCTGTTCTATCTCTGTGCCTGTGTCCGTGTCTCCGTGTCTCACGCCTTAAGACACATAGtgggacatactgtaggtgATTGTGATGCCTTAATGGTGTTTTTGTAGAAGTCGGTACCATTCTAAATTTAAAAGTACAGAATTTACATTTAACTTGCATcacatttcacattaaacataaaCCTGTTTCTCAAATGCCAATGTCTAACTTTATCTGGCCTGTTGTTTGCAGCCAGCATTCCCACAGTTTctctgacgatgatgatgaagatCTCTGCCGGGCTGAAGACGACCCCGAAGACGAGGCGGAGTACGAGGCGCTAGTGAGCTCCGTGCAGGCGCTGCAGGCCCAGCTGGCATCGGAGCGCCTGCGGCGCGAGGTGGCCGAGCGCGAGGTGGACGCCCTGGCCCGGGAGTGCGGCGAGCTGGACGCGAGGCTGTCGCAGCTGGAGGGCTGCCGGGCGCGCCTGGCCGAGGCCGAGACCGAGGTGGCCGAGCTCCGAGAGCTGTGGCGCGCCGACGGGGCCCGCAACGCGGCCGCCAGCCGCTTCCTGCCCGACGCCTTCCTCCTGCTGCCATCGGCGTCGGCATCGTCTGAGAGGGGCGGCGGGTGCTGGCGCGGAGGCCGGGGCAGCCTGAAGCGCTGCAGCAGCGAGAGGCAGCTGAGGGTGTCCGAGGAGGACGACCACGGCGGGGATGACGACGACGGCGGCGAGCGGGAGGGGCTGGACGGGGTCGGGGTCAGCGTCGGCTGCTGCAGGCATGAGCGGGCCTGCCTGGGCCGCTCGGAGGTGGTGAAGCAGCGCGGCATCTCGCTGCTCAACGAGGTGGACGCCCAGTACAGCGCCCTGCAGGTGAAGTACGACGCGCTGCTGCGGAGGTGCGAGGGGGGCCCGCAGGTCCAGAGCAACAAGGCCGTCCAGACTCCGGCCAGCACCgctgcctcctccaccaccacaaccatgGCCGCCACGACCATGGACCTGGACACCTCTGCCGTGGCTAGCACCCACTCTGTCGCCGTGGGGGTCGAGGAGGACGCCCAGTTGCCCGAATACAAGGTGCTCTTCCACGAGATCTTCAAGTGCATCCAGAGGTCCAAGGcagacataatgcagaacaggGACAAACCTCGGCACGTCGAGTGAGGCGGCGGGCGCGAAGAACGTTTACTGTGTCTTATCAGACTGAGTACTTGGCTGAAGTCCTAAGGGAATTGAGTTGAACAGATACAGTGGGAGCGGCAATGACTGCCATTGTCAGccacaaagaaaaaagaaaagaaagaagaatgcTCCTCTGCACTTTTAACACCAG comes from the Alosa alosa isolate M-15738 ecotype Scorff River chromosome 22, AALO_Geno_1.1, whole genome shotgun sequence genome and includes:
- the uts2r2 gene encoding urotensin-2 receptor 2 yields the protein MVTQRRGNPKVNGASAIEKKIKRGNAQRQASGWKWTAGSLLWCAALAVCVVALGWWYFTLDEDVTETLVSRRELLQQPKVFLVQCSEDYENYKRFPGCTPQSCGRAITDTVVTKEEALTLRQLAERGLSLGGSDGGASILDLHSGALSMGKQFVNIYKYSGDKIKDVFSKEDFELYRDVRSRIQRRIAETFGVDSSHMYLTKPTFFSRINSTEAKTAHDEYWHPHIDKVTYGSFDYTSLLYLSDYGSDFGGGRFIFMDASGNRTVEPRAGRVSFFSSGSENLHRVEKVTWGTRYAITVSFTCDPDHAIDNPTLP
- the cdr2a gene encoding cerebellar degeneration-related protein 2, whose product is MLTDMIVEEEFEIKEEEPWFDHQDLEHDLHLAAELGKTLLDRNRELEEGLKQMYGTNQEQLQEIEYLSKQVDLLRSVNDQHAKVYEQLDNMARDLEQSNHRLVMDNRASQHKIQGLTDTIEGLQTQVDELQKQVVGLSVSTAEMAELQRPGSSRSLGSGKGRGSGSQHSHSFSDDDDEDLCRAEDDPEDEAEYEALVSSVQALQAQLASERLRREVAEREVDALARECGELDARLSQLEGCRARLAEAETEVAELRELWRADGARNAAASRFLPDAFLLLPSASASSERGGGCWRGGRGSLKRCSSERQLRVSEEDDHGGDDDDGGEREGLDGVGVSVGCCRHERACLGRSEVVKQRGISLLNEVDAQYSALQVKYDALLRRCEGGPQVQSNKAVQTPASTAASSTTTTMAATTMDLDTSAVASTHSVAVGVEEDAQLPEYKVLFHEIFKCIQRSKADIMQNRDKPRHVE